TTGGGTATATGTAAGGGTTTGGGAAGATTTGGTTCGTTATAATCAGATGGGAATGTCCCCATTATTTCGGTTCCAGTGAAGTTTTAGTGGGTGCTTCTGATTTCGTCTGGGGTATTCTATATTAATTGGAGCTAGTAAATCCCCTTCGTCAACTGTACATGTATCTggctttcttttaatttttcctcTCAATTTATCACTGTTCATTTTTTGGTATTGGATTTTAAGAAAAGCTGTGAATATCATAAGCTAAGTAAACCTTATTGTCGAATTCCTAAGATAAATAATGACATTTGTGCTTTCGTAGGGTTTATTTTCCAGTTCCATTCCTAGTATGAAGCTCATTGCAGAACACGACTGGTTTAGGATATCTATTTTTGGCGCTTCTATGATTTTAGCTTCAGAACAGCTTCATTGTtggtttgagtatttttttttcttttgaataatgATCTTCCTTTCTGTGCAGATGAACTCCTAATGTGATATTGGGAGTTTGATGTTACATAACACTGacatggaaaaaagaaaatggttgTGGAAGAGGAAGTCTTCTGAGAAAAGTCCTGGAGAAACAGAAAGTTCAGAATCAGTATCTTCGCACTCTGATGACCAGGTTCGTTAATGATCTGTTATCTACAACATTACTAAATGAGTACGAATTTTGGCCTTTAGAGTGCTTGACTTATTGAAACCTTGGGCTCCAACTTCACGTTGGTGTGAATTGCCCAAATCTGCCTTTTTAGAATTCATTTTATCTTTGTTCCTGTAGTTGGAGAACACTTTGCTAAATTATTAACTGTTCACTCACCCAAAAGCTTTTAGAGAGGGGTACTTTATTTATTGTCGTCAACATACCCCCTCATGTGTTGCCAACCTTGGGCTACTTAATCATGTTCTTTTTTCCTTGGGCTTTAAGCTTTTCAAGGAATTTCAGCTACTTTTAATCATAGCAAGTATCTGTTGCAAACACAGGAGAAAGATCCTTTAGATAAATGCCAAGTTGCTGTTTTACAAGAAAATTCAATGGTTGAAATGGAACAATTTTTTAACAGGAAAAActgtttggttcttttttttcagCATTGGGTGGAGAATAATTGGAAACTTTCTTTCCCATCATCAATTTAGGTAGAGATTGATTACTTGTTTGGGGGTGCAAATTCAAGTGCTCTATCAAATTGTAGCTATTTGGTTAGCGAAAAAAAGTTTCATCGCCACTTGTCACtattgaatttatttatttggtgttatatttttctttttaaagccAAACGATGTTGATTTAGATTTGTGCTTGACGGGTCTGGGGATATGGAGCTTAAAAATATGTCCATTAAGAAGTAATCTTGCCATTAGCCGATATCGTTGTTGCATCATTTTACATCTAATTTTCACAATGGTGTCTTAGGAGCAGGGATGGAAAAAATCTCATAGACTAAAGTTGAATGCTTCCTTTTATTGCTTCTTTGAATTTAGGTTTAGCATTTTGAGTTAGGCTGCTGCTGTCCTAGTGGGTCGTCTTTGATTGCATTACGCATTTCAGTCACTCAACTATATCCGTCTCATGCTTTTGATAATGGACTTGTCAGATTCAATCCCTTTCAAATGATATGCTCAAGGATATTTTTTTGGGCAAAGTCTATTTTCACCccctgtggttatcgccatgtgcggatacccccctcatggttcaaaactgaccacataacttacctgtggttttgaaaatgtgcggatataccccatgccgtcatgttttccatccatattaacggaggtgtatctcacacgcctctagaatgtaatctgagtcgttcataatgtattaaataaagaatagagtagacgtcaccttgtttggttcaactctcatatcatctcatttttctctctacacaTTTCTCAATacattttctctctatctctctccactcattacatcaaaaataactttcaaaaatttgaaccaaacaaggtgataTCTCTGTTAAAAATCATTTCGATCAAGTATCAATAACCCAATGATCtaattttagtaaattcaaatttgaaattttaatttcataacaaaatcgattcgaccatgagcttttcatttatttattgacttgaattttggcatagatgtagtactcgtcaaaatttacagtatcaacggtttggattcaatttttagtATAGGGGATgttgtggttagatttaaaaaagaagaagaatcaagggacatgatgagggtattcggtcttttaatgttgtgtttgttaatatggatggaaaacatgacggcagggggtATATCTGCACATTTTAAAAAacacaggtaggttatgtggtcagttttaaACCATGAGGAGTGTATCCGCACAAGATAACCACAGGAAGTCAAAATGGactttgccctatttttttcccttcctccTTAACCCTATTTGTCAAGATGGAGGGTTCTAATTTGGAGGCCTATCGGAGATTACCTTTATTGGTTTCCAGAGAGTTCACAATTAAGACGAACTGCTCTCCTTACCTCTTTGGCCATTCTGTGTAGTGACCATTAAGTTATGGAGCATATACTTTTTGGACCATGCTTCCTATAGGATGGTTAGTGTGGTCTCTCTACGCTGTTCTTGCAACGAAATTTTATCGTGTAAAGTGCTGAGTGAAGTGCATAGGGACATCGATAAACAGAATGGTTGCACACAGTGCAGCTGTAGTCTAGCCAATACTAAGAGAAGTTCTTACTTCCTCCTATAAAGCCATGGGTAGATTGGTATATCTTTAAGTACACCATCAGTGCATCGCCCATCAATGAAGATAGAAGGCACCTATGAAGCACCATCGGTGAGATTGCTCAACTCTTGCGAGCAATTGCTGCTGCTGCAACTCCCTTGCACCAACCTCAACTAGTCCCACACAGACCATGGGACCGTAGCCAATGGTTAAATGAGTTCAGAGACGCCCCCCTGCGTTTAATGGCGAACCAAACCCAGCTGTTGCAGAGGCCTGGCTggaacaaattaagaaaatccTCAAGACACTCGATGTGCAAAATGATGGGGATAAGATGGCGCTGTCAACCTATCAGCTCCAAGGAGAGGCAAACTACTGGTGGAAAATGATAGAAACctgctccattttttttttctatcctGCATCATATGAAAATCTCCTGGATTCACAATACATGTCATGCATGTTAGTCACCTAGCTTGCAACTTATTGATGTTTTTCTTACAAAGGAGACAGTATTCAAATCAGGCTTACATTTGCTAAGGAAATTATTTGGGCGACACTGTTTCTTAACAGAGGAGAGTCATTTGATTATAGTTGGCCAATATTCTCTAAGGAAATTTATTTTAGAAGAAGacattatgttttcttttgtgctGAAAATATTAGTAATTAATTCAGTTTGCCAGTCCATGTAATAAATATCACCCCCAAGCACATCCATGTGCCAAACAATATTGCAGATGTTTCCCAAGGTCGTTTTCATGCATCCTTTTCCCCTATCTCTAGCTGTTGCTTAAATCGGGTTAATATATTTGAGTTAAGCAAAGCAACTCTGTATCTAAAATGTTTCCAAGGGCCTCTTTGCAGAACCCCAAAGAGACATCAGGTTTGATAAAACCTCGTTACCTCTGGCATGAGTCTTCACAATATTGTTTTCAGTTATTTTTCATTGAGGCAGAGCTTCATTAGTATGTGGGAGCATAGAGCTCCATATATAAACAGCGTCGCTCATGGAGTGGCTCGTATTTAGTTTGTGACAAGCTGATTTCTATTTGTTGATTTTGCGAAGGGGCCAAGCTTCACCTTCAGTTTTGAGCTAATTAATAAGCAATGCTTGAACACAAACCAGCTCAGCTCGTCATATTCTTCCGCCATTGGAGTATATTGACACTGTTGCGACATGCACATATATGAACCTACAAAATCTGACTTGATAGTGCATATAGATTAGCTTTTTTAGCATTAGATCTATGTATTAGCTTTCTTCTTCGGCTTgaattcttcaaattttgagGAAAATGTTCCCCTCTGGGACGTTGGAACTTTTCAATCGTTGTGTTTTGACTCAAGTATTTGGGCTATTTTTCGTCTTACTGATATTGTTCCAAAACACCCTTAAAACAAAGGTAGTTAAACTTTGAATACACATGCCTTGAGCTATTCCAGGGTCAACTATGGCTCGGCTGATTTGCAGCCCAATAGTTCCAAAGGTGTGATGCTCAATATAATGACTTGCACTGTTGtcgcttcaatttttttctgtTCATGTTTATCATTCCCTCATGTAATCACTTAATTGTTGAAACAGGAGCCACTAAATGCATCACCCAATCATAATTCGCACTCACCAGAAGTCATATCAAAACCTGCAGTCACTGGTAAAGAAATCAATGACAGTCTCAAGGTCTTGACAGAGAAACTATCAGCTGCTCTTGCAAATGTTAGTGCCAAAGAAGACTTGGTTAAGCAGCATGCCAAGGTGGCTGAAGAAGCTGTAGCAGGTATATAGTCATACTTATGGTAAATTCCTTGAAATATCCGTTGACAGAACACCTCCCTCTGCGAATTAGGACTATTTCAGTCTTTATAGCATTGCTTATGGGATAACTTCATAATGCACTCATTTTACAAAGTAACAAAGGGGTGTCATAGAATCCCGTGTTTGTGGATAAATTTGACGTGAAGCTGGATAGgtttccctaatttttttttcagttggACTTCCTCCTTGCTTTGTTCTTCCTCTCTTGGaccagatttttattttttttcattgccttcctctcttttttcactCCAAATATCAGGGTGGGAAAAGGCAGAAAACGAGGTGGCAGTTTTAAAACAGCAACTTGAGTCCGAAGTTCAGCAAAATTCAGTCCTCGAAGATCGCGTGAGCCATCTTGATAGAGCTCTCAAGGAATGTGTTAGGCAGCTTAGGCAAGGAAAAGAGGAGCAGAAGCAAAAGATTCATGAAGCTGTGTTGGGAAAAACCCGTGAATGGGAAACCACAAAAATCGCTCTCCAAAATCAGATTTTCCAATTCCAGACCCAATTAGAAGCTGCCAAATGCCAATCTCCACCTTCCATTGATCCTGATCTACACATGAAGATCGAATATTTGGAGAAAGAGAACTCAGCTCTCACGTGTGAGATTATTTCTCGATCCGAGGAATTGGAAATCAGGACGATTGAGAGAGACTTGAGTGCCGAAGCAGCAGAAACTGCTAGCAAGCAGCATTTGGAAAGTATTAAGAAGGTGGCAAAGCTTGAGGCTGAGTGCAGAAGGCTTCAAGCGGTGGCTAAAGGGAAATCCTCTTTGGGTAACGATCAAAAATCTCTTTCTGCTTCCTCAATTTGTGTAGAGTCTCTGACAGATAGTCAGTCGGATAGTGGGGAAAGGCTAAATGGGTTAGAAATTGGGAATTCATGGGCATCAGCTCTAATTACTGAGCTTGATCAATTTAAGAACGAGAAAAATATTGTCAGAAAAAGTATTTCGAGTCCTCTTGATATCGAAATAATGGATGATTTTCTGGAAATGGAGCGACTTGCTTCACTACCTGAGGCCAATTCTGAGGCCCATTGCCCTGACTCAGTTTCTGATACCCATCAAATTATTACTGAAGAAAGCCCCCTTATAGCTGAACTTGAAGTAATGAGTAACCGTGTTGGTGAATTGGAGGAGAAGTTAATGCAAATAGAAGTCGAGAAAGCAGAACTGGAGAAAAGTTTAAGTGAATGCCAAGGTTCTTTGGAGGCATCTCAGGGGCAGTTTAAGGAAGCTGAAATGAGGTTGGAGGAGTTGCAGAAGGAACTAACTGTGGTGAACGAGTCAAAGGAACTGCTTGAGTTTCAGCTAATTGGTATGGATGTGGAGGCAAGGACTATGATTTCAAAGGTTGAGTCGCTTAAAGAAGAGGTTGAAAAGGAGCGGAGTTTGGCAGTAGAAACAGCTGTAAAGTGCCGAGAATTAGTGGATGAGTTAACAAGGAAATCTCAAGAAATTGAAATCCAGCAGATTGCTATTTCAAATAGCAAACCTAAAGTAACCCAGGTCAGTTGGCTTTTTCTGCTTTAGTGTCTTGTCTCTTgcaatacatatataaatattttttgtcgTAGTTTTTAAGCATGTGAACAGTTGATGCAGAGGACTATACCTgctttaaaccaaacaaaccaaaactagGCATCACATCTCATTCGGCTACATGAATTCTTTTCTATTGttgagtttgtcccacatcggttaattatttcctcctaaaactagtatatgagcttgtgtggcctctccactcattgtcaattggctTTGAGTTAGATGCTTTCACATGGTATTAGAGTTAGGATTTCGGAGAATTTGTTTCCCCTTGGTTGTGTCATGAGGGGTTGTTTGTTGTGATTCGTTttatggatcgtttgtttacctctccacgtgcaagTCGGGGGTCAGATGTGCGGGAAAGAGTTagaatttgtcccacattgattaattatctcctcctaaaactagtatatgagcctgggtggcttctccactcattaccaaatGACTTAGATGCTTTCACATCTACCATCCCCAATATGGCAAGAGCTATATCCTCAATTAATATTAGCAAAAATCACATTCCTTGATGCCATTTTGGTTGGCCATTTTTTCATTTCGATATCCAAATTGTTTATCCATTTTGCCCTTTTCTCTTGAAATGAATGGCATTTTTTGAAAGCTCAAGTTTGGAAAGTGCAATGATTAgattaattttctaaaatggACAAACAATTGGGACGAagtgaatattattttgtaacATTACATGGAATGTCTATTTAGGAATTCCTTTTCCTCTACCATTTCCATTTTAGAGTGATTTTATCCTTCATTTTTAAGATTGCATCTACCAGTCTACATTGTTTGCTGGACATGACCAAGTCATTATTTTGAGTGTTTGCAGTAACTTTAGGGCTGCCGGTTCAATTTCCTGGTGCCCCCAAAACTGTGACCATTGTGTTTGCCAAGTTTCTGCAccaaaacac
The sequence above is drawn from the Rhododendron vialii isolate Sample 1 chromosome 6a, ASM3025357v1 genome and encodes:
- the LOC131329103 gene encoding filament-like plant protein → MLHNTDMEKRKWLWKRKSSEKSPGETESSESVSSHSDDQEPLNASPNHNSHSPEVISKPAVTGKEINDSLKVLTEKLSAALANVSAKEDLVKQHAKVAEEAVAGWEKAENEVAVLKQQLESEVQQNSVLEDRVSHLDRALKECVRQLRQGKEEQKQKIHEAVLGKTREWETTKIALQNQIFQFQTQLEAAKCQSPPSIDPDLHMKIEYLEKENSALTCEIISRSEELEIRTIERDLSAEAAETASKQHLESIKKVAKLEAECRRLQAVAKGKSSLGNDQKSLSASSICVESLTDSQSDSGERLNGLEIGNSWASALITELDQFKNEKNIVRKSISSPLDIEIMDDFLEMERLASLPEANSEAHCPDSVSDTHQIITEESPLIAELEVMSNRVGELEEKLMQIEVEKAELEKSLSECQGSLEASQGQFKEAEMRLEELQKELTVVNESKELLEFQLIGMDVEARTMISKVESLKEEVEKERSLAVETAVKCRELVDELTRKSQEIEIQQIAISNSKPKVTQDDLDGAAGKLAECQKTIASLGRQLQSLATLEDFLTDTANLPGFSGGGSSVNGASELWKLHSNDTFTPKSDSNPSKMALENSGPSVNGNGETSSVSSSSSTLSSVSLNHVSSAKSQNGFGKLFSRSKSGIKLENHKA